In a genomic window of Cydia fagiglandana chromosome 8, ilCydFagi1.1, whole genome shotgun sequence:
- the LOC134667027 gene encoding facilitated trehalose transporter Tret1-like: protein MINMTANDQNTKNGSVHKQWIIGFISTTMILTYGLQSGWMSPTISTLQSERSPCGRPLTTNEISLVAGLISMTAITTAVIFGYIADYIGRRKTLILIVIPQILGFALKIVSAHPICLMVAQACCGIAGGGVYCVSPTYVKEIAQDSIRGVLGCSGILLQSLGLVIMYAMGAYMEYYTVLWIVVWLPILNLIALFQIPESPAFLVKTGKVEEATKVMAWLRGVEEDHKEVERDITILQNEMMASENLPAVTWKSILSDKVSRRALGLSFLCMTMLDLGGNYGIVAYASVILKQSGVTFSPELQALSFPILMTLGSLISAVTIEKFGRKPLIMVSAIFTGTPLAVLGAMLLVVKNGGSMPPWIPVACIGVCLYASGQMMSLPFIVMSEMFNVQMRTKVLGLLSTYGWSLAGLQTLLFAPITERFGMYTIFFTFALVNAIGTLICAITMPETKGKTLAEINKELLGR, encoded by the exons CAACAACAATGATCCTCACATACGGGTTGCAAAGTGGTTGGATGTCGCCCACAATCAGTACGCTGCAGTCGGAGCGTAGCCCTTGCGGCCGGCCGCTCACCACGAACGAGATCTCACTGGTCGCTGGTCTGATCAGCATGACCGCTATCACCACGGCAGTAATATTCGGATATATAGCCGATTACATAGGCCGCCGCAAGACTTTGATTCTGATAGTCATTCCTCAGATT CTCGGTTTCGCATTGAAGATTGTGTCAGCCCACCCCATATGCCTAATGGTAGCGCAGGCCTGCTGCGGTATCGCTGGCGGAGGCGTGTACTGCGTATCTCCTACATACGTAAAGGAGATTGCACAGGACTCTATAAGAGGCGTTTTGGGATGCTCTGGTATTCTTTTGCAG AGTCTCGGTTTGGTGATAATGTACGCGATGGGAGCATACATGGAATACTACACGGTACTCTGGATAGTGGTGTGGCTTCCTATTCTAAATCTAATAGCGCTGTTCCAAATACCGGAGTCACCTGCGTTCTTAGTGAAGACAGGAAAAGTTGAG GAAGCCACAAAAGTGATGGCTTGGCTGAGAGGAGTGGAAGAAGACCACAAAGAAGTGGAGCGAGACATTACCATATTACAAAACGAAATGATGGCGTCGGAGAATCTACCAGCAGTAACATGGAAGTCTATCC TATCAGACAAGGTGTCACGGAGAGCTCTTGGGTTATCCTTCCTTTGTATGACTATGCTGGACTTGGGAGGCAATTATGGCATTGTTGCTTATGCAtcagttattttaaaacaatcgGGGGTGACATTTTCTCCGGAGCTACAAGCATTATCATTTCCCATTCTCATGACGTTGGGGTCTTTAATATCTGCCGTTACAATAGAAAAATTCGGAAGAAAG CCTTTAATAATGGTTAGCGCCATTTTCACCGGAACGCCGCTGGCTGTGTTGGGTGCCATGTTGCTCGTGGTGAAGAACGGGGGCTCCATGCCGCCCTGGATACCGGTCGCGTGTATTGGGGTCTGCTTGTACGCTAGCGGGCAGATGATGTCTCTCCCGTTTATCGTTATGTCGGAAATGTTCAACGtacag ATGAGGACCAAAGTTCTCGGCCTTCTCTCTACCTACGGCTGGTCTCTCGCTGGGCTACAAACACTTTTGTTCGCGCCGATTACGGAACGCTTCGGCATGTACACTATATTCTTTACATTTGCCTTAGTTAACGCAATAGGAACTCTTATTTGCGCCATTACCATGCCGGAAACTAAAGGAAAGACTCTAGCGGAGATCAATAAAGAATTACTAGGCAgatga